In Fibrobacter sp. UWP2, the sequence ATCCTTTGCGGGATCTTCGCCATAGTACGGCATATCGCCATCATCAACATAATCCAGGCGCAACACAGAACCGTCGTCATCCTTCCAAGTGATGACAATCTTGTCTGTATAGAGCGCCTTGTAAATCACGTTCCTAGTGACCGGAGCAAGTCCCGGTTCCCAGCCAGCAAACTTTAGCGAGCCCTTATCGCCGACAACGGGAACATCAATCTGGTCAACCGGAGTGCCATAAGGATATTCCACAGCACCCTTTAACGGAGTATCATCATCGTCGACAAAAGTGACGGAATACAAGTTCGTGGACGTCGTAAAGTTCGCCGTGTAGGAAACGTCACCCGTCACAACCGTCTCGCCAGTAATCGCGGGATCCCAGCTGTTGAACCTATAGGTAAACTGCGAATCGGCTTCCTTGGCCGGATCTGGAGGCGCAACACTCAAAACAGGAGTGCCGTATTCCACACCTTCCACTTGTCCATAAACCGTTTCGCCATCGTCCAACAAGAAGGTAACGGTATAGGCATTCGTAATTTCAGTATAAACGGCCTCGTAAGTGGCTTCACCGACAACGAGCCTTGTCGGATACCCCCATTCATTCTCGTACCATGTCCAATAGTCGAAAACATAGGTGTACTGGGCATCGGCCGCCTTGGCGGGCACCCCGGCCGGGTCGGGCACATTGGAACCTGCAGCCCAGCTCTTTACTTCATAGTCTTCATCGCCATTCTTGAATGTTACAGTGTAGTACGGGGTTTCGGCAAGGCCAATGCAACGAATGTTGTCGATGGCAAGAGTGCCACTGGATACATCGTCCACATCTTTACCGTCAATTCGCCAGTCAAATCCGTTAACATACGGGAGGATCGTTTCTATATCCACCCAGTTGCCGCTATTGCCCGTCCATTGCTGTCTCAAACTGGCAACAGGGATTGTCACGGTCTGCCACGATGCGCTAGAATCGCCCACCACGAAAGTGGGGAATCCCCAGCCCATGTCGAGCAAGTTGTTCATTGTCTCACTAACTTTCACTCGGAAACTGTGGGCAGCACCCTTGTAATCGTAGCGAACCTCCGAACACTGCGAAAGGTTCAAGTCCATGAAGTCGTTGGTAGAAATCGATGCATAGGGAGGGCCCCATGGGTACGTACCCACATCCAGGGAGTAGGTCATCTGCAAAGCATGGGAAGAATTGTTTCCCTTTACAATGGACAATTCCGCCATCGAAGCGCCACCGCCAATTTCATCCGTTTCGTTCCAGAAGTTTCCAATATCACCCCACAGCGGACGGTAGTCCCCATCCTCGAAGTCGTCAAACAGTTCCGTATTGGTGGTGGGTTCTGCCACTATGGGCAATTCAACGCTGGAACTACTTTCCTCACCGACGCTGGAACTGCTGGAACCTCCATCCAATACACACTGGATTTCTTTGACGTAGAGGTTTCCGTTTTCACCACCAGGAACCTGCCACTTGATATCCAGAGCATTATCCAAATCGATTCCAGATAGCGATGCCATATTGAACGTGTGAGTCGTCCATGTGTCACTACCGGAGATGGACCATTCCGCTGTCACGTCAGCGCCATCAGGAGTATTGGCAAAAGTCAGGTTGTGCGCAATACCGATATACTTGTACGATAGAGTCCGGCATCCGCTCAAATCGAACACGTTCATGCTTACACCGGCATAACCGTCCTCCGTTCCCGTGGACACATTTTTCAAGCCCCAGAAATAATCGCCCAGTTCTTGGTCATAAACGGTTGCCTCTGTCCCCCATTCACCTTCCGGGTTCGCAACGGTCCACCCACCACCAGCGTAGGCATAATCGTAAACCGGCATGAGCGTGTATATTCCAGACCCACCACTGGAACTACTGATTCCGCCACTGCTGCTACTGGAAGCAGGTACATAGTCGTCGCAGGCCGTGTAAGTGGCGGGCAAATCGTTAAAGACGTTTGCGTTGACCCACTGGCCACTGCGGGAATAAGTCCAATTATCGGGAGCGTTGTCGGGATCGAAATTGAATCCAAAGTATTCAGAACCGGATTCACTGCTGGGATCGTCGCTTTTCCCGACATTCCAGTTTGCCGAAGAAATTTTCCGGGAATTCATCCAAGCTTGCCACTGCGGATTCAACGTGGTACTCGGCACACCGCCACCATTGTAGCCGACCGTACCCCATTCGCTCACGAAAACCGACAGGCCCCTTTGCATTGCGAAATTCGCATTAGAGGTCAAAGAAAACTCATGAGCCGCCGTGCCATCGTCACGCCCCGCATAAAAATGGAACGCATAGGCGATATTGTCATTTTCTAGAGGGTCCTCAACCGGATAATCAACCACCGCATGCGGGTACTGGTCCCACATCGGCGTCCCTACGATAATCAGGTTGTCGGAATACTCGCGGATCACCGAAACCACCTGGTCGGCATAGGTTTTGATACCGTCCATGCCAATGAACCCGCCATATTCGCTACAATCGCTATTGTCACCAACGGAACCCGAAGTGCAAATCGGCTCGTTGAACACCTCGAAAATCACGTTGTCATATTTGCCCCATTTTTCTGCCTGAATCCTGAAAAAGGACTTCGCGTTCTCGACACTGTCCGCCGCCACATGGGAATGGAAGTCAATAATCACGTAAATGTCATTTTCGACGGCCGCTTCTACGGCCTCATCCAGCATGGCCTGGTAGAAATCGGGCTTTGTAAAATAGTGACCATCGGCCCACTCGCCCATGTCGTCTACCGCCATGGCAGCGCGAATCAGCTGGATATTCTGCCGTTCCACAAGTCCCGTAATGATATCCTTTTTCCAGTACCGCTGCTGATTTGCAGCACAACTCCAGAAAAGGCTCATGCCCTTGACCTGCACCTCGTGGCCGCTAGAACGGAAATGCCTGCAGCTGCCGTAAATCCGACCGTTTTGAGCGTTATCCTTACCCGCCTGCAACTGGCCGTACTGGCTCACGGGGCCTACGCGCTTGGGGA encodes:
- a CDS encoding cellulase family glycosylhydrolase, with the protein product MLGLLALGIGLASAQTLTIIPKRVGPVSQYGQLQAGKDNAQNGRIYGSCRHFRSSGHEVQVKGMSLFWSCAANQQRYWKKDIITGLVERQNIQLIRAAMAVDDMGEWADGHYFTKPDFYQAMLDEAVEAAVENDIYVIIDFHSHVAADSVENAKSFFRIQAEKWGKYDNVIFEVFNEPICTSGSVGDNSDCSEYGGFIGMDGIKTYADQVVSVIREYSDNLIIVGTPMWDQYPHAVVDYPVEDPLENDNIAYAFHFYAGRDDGTAAHEFSLTSNANFAMQRGLSVFVSEWGTVGYNGGGVPSTTLNPQWQAWMNSRKISSANWNVGKSDDPSSESGSEYFGFNFDPDNAPDNWTYSRSGQWVNANVFNDLPATYTACDDYVPASSSSSGGISSSSGGSGIYTLMPVYDYAYAGGGWTVANPEGEWGTEATVYDQELGDYFWGLKNVSTGTEDGYAGVSMNVFDLSGCRTLSYKYIGIAHNLTFANTPDGADVTAEWSISGSDTWTTHTFNMASLSGIDLDNALDIKWQVPGGENGNLYVKEIQCVLDGGSSSSSVGEESSSSVELPIVAEPTTNTELFDDFEDGDYRPLWGDIGNFWNETDEIGGGASMAELSIVKGNNSSHALQMTYSLDVGTYPWGPPYASISTNDFMDLNLSQCSEVRYDYKGAAHSFRVKVSETMNNLLDMGWGFPTFVVGDSSASWQTVTIPVASLRQQWTGNSGNWVDIETILPYVNGFDWRIDGKDVDDVSSGTLAIDNIRCIGLAETPYYTVTFKNGDEDYEVKSWAAGSNVPDPAGVPAKAADAQYTYVFDYWTWYENEWGYPTRLVVGEATYEAVYTEITNAYTVTFLLDDGETVYGQVEGVEYGTPVLSVAPPDPAKEADSQFTYRFNSWDPAITGETVVTGDVSYTANFTTSTNLYSVTFVDDDDTPLKGAVEYPYGTPVDQIDVPVVGDKGSLKFAGWEPGLAPVTRNVIYKALYTDKIVITWKDDDGSVLRLDYVDDGDMPYYGEDPAKDPTAEYTYTFDKWTPAVVAATENATYTASYTSVKNKYDVTFVAEHNPDANITVSKEYGEAVASFAPQVDGAVTAEYTYEFDGWTPAITDETVVTGEATYTAKYKQVKNKYEVSFVGDDGVKGLPAARLVDYGTEIATLIPSTDPYKDQTVAKTYEFDRWVVKVSDTEDMELAEGAVLVAGMTLKAVFKEFDRRYVITFVDYDDTPRWGGGTLYTYGTAAADIVKPDDPSRDPDDEFSYTFAGWTPTVTAVTGEQIYKAAYTQTALVGTTYTVAFTGDADVTGIPSSMTVEEGTLVSTLLPSANPGKPQTDEFTYTFNKWVVVNGTSETDLSAGATVTGDLTLKAVFTSVTRTYSVTFASEVGVTGLPAAATVEYGVAVSTLLPSTNPGKPQTDEFTYTFNKWVVVNGTSETDLSAGATVTGDLTLKAVFTSVTRTYSVTFASEVGVTGLPAAATVEYGVAVSTLLPSTNPDKTQTDEFTYTFNKWVVVNGTSETDLSAGATVTGDLTLKAVFTATVRRYEVVFLDYDNRPLTDQTSYAYGTPATDITPEAPTRENDAQYSYTFAGWSPAVTMVTGEATYTATYTSTALPASSSSEEPESSSSVKPVESSSSDTPVVSSSSEKPVASSSSETPVVSSSSKTEKLSSSSADKTKSSSSKDDKSSSSGKADGFYPTVVGVNMFFAHNELTVTVPQASEVKVLVFDMQGLLQEHYVGYSAGDHVVSLGHLNKGVYIVRVASGSAVKTQQVMIK